The following are from one region of the Sulfurimicrobium lacus genome:
- a CDS encoding phosphoribosylanthranilate isomerase, protein MTRAKICGITTIEDGRTAARHGADAIGLVFYPPSPRLVSVTQAAEIAAALPPFVTTVGLFVNPQAGEVEAVLRELRLDMLQFHGDETPEFCASFGVPWLKAVRVKPRVDLVQCAIRYRDARGLLLDAFVAGTPGGTGLSFDWGLIPAELPLPVILSGGLDPANVRTAIEQVKPWAVDVSSGVEASKGIKDAAKIAAFMRGVHSANV, encoded by the coding sequence ATGACACGCGCCAAGATCTGCGGTATTACCACCATCGAGGACGGCAGGACGGCCGCGCGACATGGCGCCGACGCCATCGGTTTGGTCTTTTACCCGCCCAGTCCGCGCCTCGTCTCCGTGACGCAGGCTGCGGAAATTGCCGCTGCGCTGCCGCCTTTCGTCACGACAGTGGGTTTGTTCGTGAATCCGCAAGCGGGGGAGGTTGAGGCGGTGCTGCGCGAGTTGCGCCTGGATATGCTGCAGTTCCACGGCGACGAAACGCCCGAGTTCTGCGCCAGCTTCGGTGTGCCCTGGTTGAAAGCGGTACGCGTCAAACCCAGGGTGGATTTGGTACAATGCGCAATTCGTTATCGCGACGCCAGGGGCCTGCTGCTGGATGCCTTCGTTGCCGGCACGCCGGGCGGAACCGGACTATCCTTCGACTGGGGGCTGATCCCCGCCGAATTGCCTTTACCGGTGATTCTGTCCGGCGGACTCGACCCGGCAAATGTGCGCACGGCCATCGAGCAGGTCAAGCCTTGGGCGGTTGACGTCTCCAGTGGCGTCGAGGCAAGCAAGGGAATCAAGGATGCAGCGAAAATCGCCGCATTCATGCGAGGAGTACACAGTGCAAATGTATGA
- the trpB gene encoding tryptophan synthase subunit beta translates to MQMYDLPDQYGHFGPYGGIFMAETLIAAVDELRRQYERFRDDPEFKAEFAYEMKHYVGRPSPIYHAKNWTERLGGAQVYLKREDLNHTGAHKINNAIGQALLARRMGKKRVIAETGAGMHGVATATVAARYGLECVVYMGAEDVKRQAPNVYRMKLLGATVVPVESGSKTLKDACNEAIRDWVTNVENTFYVFGTAAGPHPYPMMVRDFQCVIGNEAKVQMPEMIGRQPDAVIACVGGGSNAIGLFHPYISDESVKLIGVEAAGLGLETGKHAAPLNAGKPGILHGNRVYLMQDENGQIIETHSISAGLDYPGVGPEHCWLKDSGRAEYVAITDAEALQAFHDLCRFEGIIPALESSHALAYAAKLAPTLPQDKVLLVNLSGRGDKDMNTVAELSGLKF, encoded by the coding sequence GTGCAAATGTATGATCTACCCGACCAGTACGGTCATTTCGGCCCCTACGGCGGAATATTCATGGCGGAAACGCTGATCGCGGCGGTTGACGAACTGCGCCGGCAGTATGAACGCTTCCGCGACGATCCCGAGTTCAAGGCTGAATTCGCGTACGAGATGAAGCACTACGTCGGCCGCCCCAGCCCCATCTACCATGCCAAGAACTGGACTGAGCGTCTGGGCGGGGCGCAGGTTTACCTCAAGCGCGAAGACCTCAACCACACCGGCGCGCACAAGATCAACAATGCCATCGGCCAGGCGCTGCTGGCGCGGCGCATGGGCAAGAAACGGGTGATCGCCGAAACCGGCGCCGGCATGCACGGCGTGGCGACTGCCACGGTGGCGGCGCGTTACGGCCTGGAGTGCGTGGTCTACATGGGGGCGGAGGACGTCAAGCGTCAGGCGCCCAACGTCTATCGCATGAAACTGCTCGGCGCCACCGTGGTGCCCGTCGAAAGTGGCTCGAAGACACTCAAGGACGCCTGCAACGAGGCGATACGCGACTGGGTGACCAACGTCGAAAATACCTTCTATGTTTTCGGTACGGCAGCCGGCCCCCATCCCTATCCGATGATGGTGCGCGATTTCCAGTGTGTGATCGGCAACGAGGCCAAGGTGCAGATGCCGGAAATGATCGGGCGCCAGCCTGACGCGGTGATCGCCTGCGTGGGCGGCGGCTCCAACGCCATCGGCCTGTTCCACCCCTACATCTCGGACGAAAGCGTCAAGCTGATCGGCGTGGAAGCAGCCGGCCTCGGCCTCGAAACCGGCAAGCATGCGGCGCCGCTGAATGCAGGCAAACCGGGCATCTTGCATGGAAACCGGGTTTACCTGATGCAGGACGAGAATGGCCAGATCATTGAAACCCATTCCATTTCCGCAGGCCTCGACTACCCCGGCGTCGGTCCGGAACACTGCTGGCTCAAGGACAGCGGCCGCGCCGAATATGTGGCGATAACCGATGCGGAAGCATTGCAGGCGTTCCACGACCTGTGCCGTTTCGAAGGTATCATCCCGGCACTGGAATCGAGCCATGCCCTGGCTTATGCCGCCAAACTGGCGCCAACGCTGCCGCAGGACAAAGTGCTGCTGGTCAATCTGTCAGGACGCGGCGACAAGGATATGAACACGGTGGCGGAATTGTCGGGACTCAAGTTTTAG